Proteins encoded in a region of the Antedon mediterranea chromosome 2, ecAntMedi1.1, whole genome shotgun sequence genome:
- the LOC140040584 gene encoding nuclear receptor subfamily 1 group D member 2-like, whose product MNILCKVCSDKASGFHYGVHTCEGCKGFFRRSIQNKVSYKPCSGQCSIQKVNRNRCQYCRLQRCLQVGMSRSAVRFGRVPKKEKLKMIAVMQEAGDHSRQPDQNGRSSGSSQPDQPLDLSCKRDKMEGNIALMNRLHSESGHMNGSYVPHQFNPMTKIGLTTSAGLNIPIAIPYLDIADANGVRPMTLTSRENQQVVPISQAACNLPSTTASKVKHAYSNGHVSASDYTSVSPFLPIFGLGVNRLNNLGHCDSNLNGKDYQNSPTSGEADVVKPSVIVSQENNTHDTIHPKKRYVPLWNNNGSNTVDIKQETTDGNHISKPEQTFNNIFNETKIAKPSRILHYTENSQLQLLKRLKESDLCGNKELHEQCVQLTTSLCDVHSMTSVNQLENLERILLAAINHNTRNMPKHPAVKGSGNNDEDEDFSDRFSPAINQIIAFSKGIPGYASLQHDDQVCLLKTGCFEVVLLQLCYLFDTSNFTLTLNGTVYTREDFAHMGLDILMNAMFDFATQVNRLKLTKEEMIMLQTAVMIASDRPGLKNCEIIKILQTDILASLEHLLSHSHPKEFTVFPSCIQILWGLRILNERHAETLLAYQR is encoded by the exons GGGTTTTTCCGGCGAAGTATTCAGAACAAAGTATCGTACAAGCCATGTAGTGGTCAGTGTTCCATCCAGAAAGTGAATCGTAATCGATGTCAATACTGCAGGCTGCAAAGGTGCCTTCAAGTCGGCATGTCACGAAGTG CTGTGCGATTTGGAAGAGTGCCAAAAAAAGAGAAGCTTAAAATGATCGCCGTGATGCAAGAGGCCGGGGATCATTCAAGGCAACCAGATCAAAACGGAAGATCGTCGGGTTCTTCGCAACCTGATCAACCACTTGATTTAAGCTGTAAACGCGATAAGATGGAAGGAAACATAGCATTGATGAATCGTCTGCATAGTGAGAGTGGTCACATGAATGGCTCATATGTTCCTCATCAGTTTAACCCTATGACCAAAATTGGTTTGACAACTAGTGCGGGTCTGAATATACCTATTGCCATTCCATATTTGGACATTGCTGACGCTAATGGGGTAAGACCAATGACTCTAACCTCTCGGGAAAACCAACAGGTGGTGCCGATTTCGCAAGCAGCCTGCAATCTCCCGTCAACCACTGCCAGTAAAGTTAAACACGCATACAGTAATGGACATGTCTCAGCTAGTGACTATACGAGTGTGTCTCCTTTTTTACCAATATTTGGGCTAGGAGTTAATAGATTAAACAATTTAGGCCACTGTGATTCAAATTTAAACGGTAAAGATTATCAAAACTCCCCAACGTCAGGAGAAGCTGATGTAGTGAAACCTTCTGTTATTGTTAGCCAAGAAAATAATACGCACGATACTATACACCCAAAAAAACGATATGTCCCACTTTGGAACAACAACGGATCCAATACAGTAGACATTAAGCAGGAAACGACAGACGGAAATCACATTTCAAAGCCTGAACAAActtttaacaatatatttaatgaaaCAAAGATTGCAAAACCTAGTCGTATATTACATTACACAGAGAACAGTCAGTTACAATTATTAAAACGATTAAAAGAATCTGATTTGTGCGGAAACAAGGAACTACATGAACAGTGTGTACAGTTGACAACGAGTTTGTGTGACGTGCATTCAATGACATCTGTCAATCAACTCGAGAATTTAGAACGCATTCTTCTTGCCGCAATAAATCATAACACAAGGAACATGCCGAAACATCCTGCTGTAAAG GGTTCTGGTAAcaatgatgaagatgaagattTTAGCGATAGGTTTTCTCCAGCAATCAACCAAATAATTGCTTTCTCCAAAGGGATTCCTGGATATGCATCTCTACAGCATGACGACCag gtttgtttattaaaaacTGGTTGTTTTGAAGTGGTTCTTCTACAACTCTGCTACCTGTTTGATACTAGTAATTTTACCCTGACATTAAATGGAACGGTCTATACGCGTGAGGATTTCGCTCACATGG GTCTTGACATCTTAATGAATGCGATGTTTGACTTTGCAACACAAGTGAATCGgttaaaattaacaaaagaaGAAATGATAATGCTACAAACAGCCGTCATGATTGCTAGTG accGTCCAGGCTTAAAGAATTGCGAGATAATTAAGATACTTCAGACAGACATTTTAGCCAGCTTGGAACACTTATTGTCACACAGTCATCCAAAGGAGTTTACTGTGTTCCCTTCTTGTATACAAATACTCTGGGGCCTTAGAATTCTGAACGAACGCCATGCAGAAACGTTACTTGCTTACCAACGGTAG